The Portunus trituberculatus isolate SZX2019 unplaced genomic scaffold, ASM1759143v1 PGA_scaffold_410__1_contigs__length_386818, whole genome shotgun sequence DNA segment TGTGGACATTGTGTGGAATTGTCACAGTGCGGGCATTTTCACAAAGACATAAAAGACGAAAACATCCTAGTTACacaaaatgatgaaggaaaaataatactgaaaCTCATTGATTTTGGTTCAGCTGATTTCCTGTCTGACAAAACCCAAACACATATGAATGGCACCAGGGTTTATTGTCCGCCGGAGTGGATACTCTACAAAAATATAAGGCCGTCCCAGCGACTGTCTGGTCTCTAGGAATACTCCTATACAATATGGTGTGTGGGAACATACCATTTCAACATGATGAGGAAATTATATCAGGCCATGTGTTATTTCATATTGAATTAGGTGCAGCAGTAAAACATTTAGTGCTCTGGTGTCTTTGTAAACGTCCCAGCAAGCGGCCCAGCCTTGAAAGCATTCTACAGCACCCTTGGATGAGGGGCATAGGCGACAGTCAGGAGTGAAACATTCTATGAAAAATACCCACCTGAACTCTTATAACTCTCCCTGGAATGCCCAACATTtcttgaaataataatgataatattaatgataataataacaataataataattgtaataatgataaaagtgtgTTGTGGgttatgaggaaaagaaaagtgtttaatttttcgtttgtttattataattgtgtttttttttttcgttttctgttttgtttctcctttttaaagattgtaaactgaaaaaataatgtaaaaatgttgTATGGAAAATAATGTATTATTGtttataataatgttaatgataattatcattattctaattattattaataagattaataataataatcagttattaatattgttattatttttgttatttttattattatttcattgcttTCATGTATAATTAAAAGGAACCAagttttgaaaaattaatgaaaatttaTTGAGTAtgtagtaaatgaatgaaaaattatgaatatgtagcaaattaatggaaaaaaattaaataaatatgtagaaaatgaacaaatttttttcgtttatatagaataatgaaaattcaacctatttatttttataattaaaggaagaaaaaatgttttaattctgtttttcttgtccttttaagTGTTacatgaggtggtggtggtggtggtggtggtttcgttATTTTTGCTCACATAAGAACAGATATAATCTGTGagaacgttgttgttgtttagcaAGAGTTAAACTACGTACTCACTCTGTGTAGAGGTTCCATAGCTGACTGGTGGTCACTACCCTGCCCTTGTGTTCCTCAATGGTGCACAGGGAATAGAGGTCATAAGGGGATTGGCCAGGTGTGCTGCAAGTGGTGTTAGGTCACTCAAGtcgtgtgtgtgcatgacaCTATTTCCCTGCCCTTCTAaaccaagaaaaattattaacaaTGAATAGATACAAATAACTAAAACATGTACAGATATAATTGTACTGATCCCTGACACCAGTGTACTCTGGTCACAAGTACCAAGTATGGaccatttactttttttgacCTCCCTGGGACAAGTGTTAAGCGTTTTGGTTGTATGAAGCTTAACTTTGTTTGATTAGCAGGCCTCCTGTAGGTTCTGTAGGCCTATataaagttattaagtttattgttttgatttacTGTCCAGCCGAGCGGTTTTACTGGTAGTTCTAGTGTTTCTTATCAACCCAGTGTTACGTCCATCGGTTAAACTGGAAAGATTGGCAtcagggagccggtgaacaatagcaataaaaaaaaaacactgcaggttcaactggtgaggaaatgcaaaggggcactttaaaaagctattttaataacccataatgaaactgacacacagatataacatgaaacatgaaatacacatatataacatgaaacacaggaaaatgacatacacatataacacagtaataaatacaacaataaagaacccaacttaatacctaaggcaatgtggaaaacacgggacgaggggaagtgatacttatgcggtgtcgcagtggtgaagtgctgggtgatggttgatcccacggtagacccaagaggcgttgtgttcactggttgaggcctggacctcgacttcacttccagaaagccaagagctggcttaacacttccggttgaggcgaatggggccgcgtgaatccaacttcgggacggtagcggggcttcatgaaacggtgacgtggagggttcatgagacggtagcgtggaaggttcatgagacggtgacgtggaaggggaggcagaGAGGTGACGAACGAGataacaagcagaggaggtgatggtagtggagtatgttacgggcggggacgtaacatttcctcccccccctaagacctccgtaatgggctcatgaaggaggtgagacgggagatcttgataaggcgtcggcgatgatgatgtccacccccttgatatggtggacttccaagttgaagggttgagttaacaaggcccacctaagaatgcgttggtttcggttcttcatggcgtgaaggaaggccagaggattgtgatcggtgaagaccttcgtagtttgaggaccaggatgaaggtagcactcaaaacattggagcgccaggacgagtgccagagcctccttctcgatggtagagtagttgagttgatgtttcttcagcttggcggagtgataggcgatgggatggaggatgccgcttgtggggtccatttgtagtaggacagcacccactccaactccactcgcgtccacttgtagatggaaggggcgggagtgatctggcgtccagaccactggctctgaggagaggaacgccttgaggtgttggaaggtttggtcacaggtcggggtccagtggaagggacggaagtgctgataaggtccgtcaggggggcggccagggtgaagaggttcctacagaatcgtctgtagaaaccagccatccccaagaacctcatgagagctttcctggtggtagggacagggaagccaaggatggcctccacgttggctctcttggggcgaaccttgccgttccccaccacatgtcccaggtagaccaccgtagatttcccgaaggtggactttgccaggttgattgtaagcctggcttcctgcaaccgacccatcagcctccgaagacgggtcagatgtgtcacccagtcgtccgaagtcaccaccaggtcgtccagatatgcagctATTCCCTCCAAGtcttgggtgatgtaatttatagccctctggaaggtggcagtgggagcattagacaagccgaagggcgcTTTTATCCATCATGAAGAGGCAGTTCAAGCTGTCAGGTGCagcaaacaagaaaagaaaaaaggaggaagaggaaaaacgagtCCAAAGTAGAGGTATGTGTGCagctgtgtttgtgtgcattAGCCTAgcctatattattattattattattattattattattattattattattatcattattattattattattattattttaaatcATAAGTTCTGGATTACTCTAATATCGACTTTTGTGCTACCTATATTAGTTAATATTGGCATTTGCCAGGGTCTTCAGAGGACCTATCGTGAGTCCTCTGAAATTAAACATTTCTATGGGTCTCTCTATCATTTGGGGTGGGTTAACCCCCGACCCCACCTTATTTCGAATACTGCTTAGGGACCCTGTTAGTAGGCCTAAAAAGGCCAACCGAATATTATGGGAGcttaaatttttttatatgttccTCAGATCCTTCTTAATCTGTATTAAAATGGCCAATGATGGTCTGAAGAACCCATTCTCAAGGATTCTCAAAAGTTAATTGTAACTTGTAGGCTCTAAGCATAGGCCTACATACTGCAATACGTATAATGATATTTGTACTATAAAAATTGAGATGTTTATATGCATAATTAACATATATTCTGTAATTTCTTTTTGTCCAGATGCATTGAGAAAATACCTGCAGCCACAACAGCAACCTGTAAAAGCTGCTACAGAGGAGTCTGAGGAGGCCTCGGTGTCAATGCCTTCTGCCCAAGTAGAAGATCCAGGTGAGTTTAACAGATCATATTATGAATCTACTACAGCCATCAGTAGTAAGAGAGGATAACGATTACATATTTACTCGGAGAGCGCATTATGCGCATACCTCCGCCAAGGCCGAAGAAGTTATGGACGGATTTTTATAAAATTTTCAGGAAATGTTGGTCATGAGAATGATGAGATAAGGACAGAGTTATTACCTCCGCCAGGAGATTATGTTTTCACCCCCGttgatttgtctgtctgtttgtttgtttagtatGGCCTGGGGGAGGTCTGCGCTCTCAGAGTGCTTTTCTAGTTAGATATATAATAAGGTACTAAGTCAGCATCAGAATCTGAACTCGATGCACAGTCAGAAACATAAAAATGTGATTATGTCTCTTGTGATTGACCATTTCATTTAGATGCCTTCAGAAGCTATTTCATGTGTATGTTTGATTCTTACAGAAGGAGGACCCAGCACCAGCAGCTGCAGCACACTCAATGACGATGTCCCACTCCCCCTGCCTAAAGATACTTCACAATCAACCCCAATAGGCACAGCAACAGATGTATGTGAGTACAGTGAGTCTGTTACAGCAGCACCCATTGATCCTGCTGACTGGTC contains these protein-coding regions:
- the LOC123500565 gene encoding LOW QUALITY PROTEIN: serine/threonine-protein kinase pim-1-like (The sequence of the model RefSeq protein was modified relative to this genomic sequence to represent the inferred CDS: inserted 2 bases in 2 codons), with the protein product MSQVGETYRVGDIIGKGGFGCVYSGVRKRDSLPVAIKKLDKANIHAWEMMNGRLVPREVTMLLRVSHIEHVIKLLHCLDTGECFYLVLERPEPCKDLYDYIGERTTIPETEARLLFKQIVDIVWNCHSAGIXHKDIKDENILVTQNDEGKIILKLIDFGSADFLSDKTQTHMNGTRVYCPPEWILYXKYKAVPATVWSLGILLYNMVCGNIPFQHDEEIISGHVLFHIELGAAVKHLVLWCLCKRPSKRPSLESILQHPWMRGIGDSQE